One Candidatus Krumholzibacteriota bacterium genomic window carries:
- a CDS encoding T9SS type A sorting domain-containing protein, translating to MRSFSASCLLLFLGVSILAAAAAVASEIEWSVNGVAVCTSTGRQLCRHVLRDGRGGAFIGWMDERAGYDYPEYYVQKIDSSGAVQWTSNGVAVKSGNAPTLAWGHLRLAADGEGGVIVVWTMNADTQSPCDVYAQRIDADGNEVWTSGGELVYESYGSPLFPRIVSDWNGGAIVLFQDANLLAQRIGPDGEPLWENAVVVSNAYEGDYNYEMVADGEGGAFIAYANQNGDIMLYALDRDGGSSWFGGARTVCDADSLQFQPRIIADGAGGCIVTWYDARNHDYDPNPDEAEIYAQRYDADGTRLWASNGVEATPTLAITDLDYYSEYSVSTDDSCGVIIAVPDGGEVLASRVRCDGTRAWGANGVVVCAYESDCPHPCVAPDGRGGVVVAWCDGRSTDAIYAQRLDRCGQAAWTANGVAICSSNGEQHHPILTDGGIVAWYDFRNGNYDVYAQRLAHPSLQYVPACDLWAEYERDAGTVAADGDTFMCGCPGGDWDRFVVGVDLLDGDMEGPLVAGDLTMATCSAGGRYVFWLDPVHADSTATSGNGWETTLSDSCSSVDTPGPGDDCAADSLLVRFREFVLGHAGGIVVKSPDYNADGTVNLSDISFFGETYNKQRGDAGYNDYFDFNGDDRTNLSDYSFMGEHYYHGLPIYAPAPLYLATNGRAAAGARLATRRIGDRLCVTVRLAPRTAIPVATLGFDGSTGAVRFAAWEPNPSCAVASVATPVRNHGRDLILLSAFSLDNAEGGEIELGTMVFDVVGAADPDGVACLFGEALAADGSILSVEVAGVVDDVPPARNALGAAYPNPFNPTTCIAFSIDRDARVVLAVYDVTGALVRTLVNEHRPAARYSVVWDGTDDRGSRVASGVYFYRVKTAFFEQSRKMVLLR from the coding sequence ATGAGATCCTTTTCCGCATCCTGTCTTCTCCTCTTTTTGGGCGTCTCGATCCTCGCCGCGGCCGCGGCCGTGGCGAGCGAGATCGAGTGGTCGGTGAACGGCGTCGCCGTCTGCACGTCGACCGGCCGCCAGCTGTGCCGGCACGTCCTGCGCGACGGTCGCGGGGGCGCGTTCATCGGGTGGATGGACGAGCGCGCCGGGTACGACTACCCCGAGTACTACGTCCAGAAGATCGATTCGTCGGGCGCGGTCCAGTGGACCTCGAACGGCGTCGCCGTCAAGAGCGGCAACGCGCCGACGCTCGCCTGGGGCCACCTGCGCCTCGCCGCCGACGGCGAGGGCGGCGTGATCGTCGTCTGGACGATGAACGCGGACACCCAGTCGCCATGCGACGTCTATGCCCAGCGGATCGATGCTGACGGCAACGAGGTATGGACGAGCGGGGGCGAGCTCGTGTACGAGAGCTACGGGAGCCCTCTCTTTCCGCGCATCGTCTCCGACTGGAACGGCGGCGCGATCGTCCTCTTCCAGGACGCGAACCTCCTGGCGCAGCGGATCGGCCCCGACGGCGAACCTCTCTGGGAAAACGCCGTGGTGGTCAGCAACGCGTACGAGGGCGATTACAACTACGAGATGGTCGCCGATGGCGAGGGCGGCGCGTTCATCGCGTACGCCAATCAGAACGGCGACATCATGCTCTACGCGCTCGACCGCGACGGCGGCAGCTCGTGGTTCGGCGGCGCCCGGACGGTCTGCGACGCGGACAGCCTCCAGTTCCAGCCCCGGATCATCGCCGACGGCGCCGGCGGTTGCATCGTCACCTGGTACGATGCGAGAAACCACGACTACGACCCCAATCCCGACGAGGCGGAGATCTACGCCCAGCGCTACGACGCTGACGGCACGCGGCTGTGGGCGAGCAACGGCGTCGAGGCGACGCCGACCCTCGCCATCACCGACCTCGATTACTACAGCGAGTACTCGGTGTCGACCGACGACTCCTGCGGCGTCATCATCGCCGTCCCGGACGGCGGCGAGGTCCTCGCGAGCCGCGTGCGCTGCGACGGCACGCGCGCGTGGGGCGCGAACGGCGTCGTCGTCTGCGCGTACGAATCCGATTGCCCGCATCCCTGCGTCGCGCCCGATGGCCGCGGCGGCGTCGTCGTCGCGTGGTGCGACGGGCGGAGCACCGACGCCATCTATGCACAGCGGCTCGATCGCTGCGGCCAGGCCGCATGGACGGCGAACGGCGTTGCGATCTGCTCCTCGAACGGCGAGCAGCATCATCCGATCCTCACCGATGGGGGCATCGTCGCCTGGTACGACTTCCGGAACGGCAACTATGACGTCTACGCACAGCGCCTCGCCCACCCCTCGCTGCAGTACGTGCCCGCCTGCGACCTGTGGGCGGAATACGAACGCGACGCCGGCACCGTCGCCGCAGACGGCGACACCTTCATGTGCGGGTGCCCCGGCGGCGACTGGGACCGCTTCGTCGTGGGCGTCGATCTCCTCGACGGCGACATGGAGGGCCCCCTGGTCGCCGGTGACCTGACGATGGCGACATGCTCGGCCGGGGGCCGCTACGTCTTCTGGCTCGATCCGGTCCACGCCGATTCGACGGCCACGTCCGGCAACGGCTGGGAGACGACCCTCTCCGATTCCTGCTCCAGCGTCGACACCCCCGGGCCGGGCGACGACTGCGCGGCCGATTCGCTCCTCGTCCGCTTCCGGGAATTCGTGCTCGGGCACGCCGGCGGCATCGTCGTCAAGAGCCCCGACTACAACGCGGACGGCACGGTCAACCTGAGCGACATCTCCTTCTTCGGCGAAACCTACAACAAGCAGCGGGGCGACGCCGGCTACAACGACTACTTCGACTTCAACGGCGACGACAGGACGAACCTGTCCGACTACTCCTTCATGGGAGAGCACTACTACCACGGCCTGCCGATTTACGCTCCCGCGCCGCTCTATCTCGCGACGAACGGCCGCGCCGCCGCCGGGGCCCGTCTCGCGACGCGGCGCATCGGCGACCGGCTCTGCGTCACCGTGCGTCTCGCGCCGCGTACGGCGATCCCGGTAGCGACCCTTGGGTTCGACGGATCAACCGGCGCCGTCCGCTTCGCCGCCTGGGAGCCGAATCCGTCCTGCGCCGTGGCCTCAGTGGCCACGCCGGTCCGTAACCACGGACGGGACCTGATCCTCCTCTCCGCCTTCTCGCTCGACAACGCGGAGGGCGGCGAGATCGAGCTCGGCACGATGGTCTTCGACGTCGTCGGCGCGGCCGATCCCGACGGGGTCGCGTGCCTCTTCGGCGAGGCGCTCGCCGCCGACGGCTCGATCCTGTCCGTCGAGGTCGCCGGCGTCGTCGACGACGTTCCGCCCGCAAGGAACGCGCTCGGCGCCGCCTACCCCAATCCCTTCAACCCGACGACCTGCATCGCCTTCTCGATCGACCGGGACGCGCGCGTCGTCCTCGCCGTCTACGACGTGACCGGCGCACTCGTGCGCACCCTCGTAAACGAGCATCGCCCCGCCGCGCGGTACTCGGTCGTCTGGGACGGCACGGACGATCGCGGCTCGCGCGTCGCGAGCGGTGTCTACTTCTACCGCGTCAAGACGGCATTTTTCGAGCAGTCACGGAAGATGGTTCTCTTGCGCTAG
- a CDS encoding tetratricopeptide repeat protein: protein MNKTMSEKRLFVIAALAAAAAVAAPAAAPATRSETAPDRAAFAACHARLDRCAPADSAAAIAELLELHQRALSGDLALLEGAAASMPPRARFGYANILLRLGRAREALVLYDGLVAERPAWACPWHKKGLAHRRLGQHDACVAAYRRAIELKPSDAGTRVALARVECETGDFAGALETLRGGLSCAGVDLDDPGRRSVQPDIEFLCLRILRGCGRREAAAAQLERCRRLAPDDPRLAGAETATPAR from the coding sequence GTGAACAAGACCATGTCGGAGAAAAGGCTCTTTGTCATCGCGGCGCTCGCAGCAGCCGCCGCCGTCGCCGCGCCCGCCGCCGCGCCGGCGACGCGTTCGGAAACGGCGCCGGACCGCGCCGCCTTCGCGGCATGCCACGCGCGGCTCGATCGCTGCGCCCCGGCCGACAGCGCCGCCGCCATCGCCGAGCTGCTCGAGTTGCACCAGCGTGCCCTCTCGGGCGACCTCGCCCTTCTCGAGGGCGCCGCCGCCTCGATGCCCCCGCGCGCCCGCTTCGGTTACGCCAACATCCTCCTGCGCCTCGGGCGCGCGCGAGAGGCGCTCGTCCTCTACGACGGACTCGTCGCCGAGCGACCGGCGTGGGCCTGCCCGTGGCACAAAAAGGGGCTCGCCCACAGGCGCCTCGGACAGCACGATGCGTGCGTCGCCGCATACCGGCGGGCGATCGAGCTGAAGCCGTCGGACGCCGGCACGCGCGTCGCACTCGCGCGCGTCGAGTGCGAGACGGGCGACTTCGCCGGCGCCCTCGAGACGCTGCGCGGCGGGCTCTCGTGCGCCGGCGTCGATCTCGACGATCCCGGTCGCCGGTCCGTGCAGCCCGACATCGAATTCCTCTGCCTGAGGATCCTGCGCGGGTGCGGCCGCCGCGAGGCGGCGGCGGCCCAGCTCGAACGATGCCGCCGGCTCGCCCCCGACGACCCGCGCCTCGCCGGGGCGGAAACCGCCACGCCGGCCAGATGA
- a CDS encoding ferredoxin, whose amino-acid sequence MRAAIQRATVVFIAVVALAALYAALPAPARSSGGAYLIILQEECIDCGVCYYAWPDIYMQDEYTCTARFNSSTTCGYVSNSCVLVNPCEDAYEAVECCPVNAIVPWIEYPCE is encoded by the coding sequence ATGAGAGCTGCCATCCAGCGAGCGACCGTCGTCTTCATCGCTGTCGTCGCCCTCGCCGCACTCTACGCGGCGTTGCCGGCACCGGCGAGATCCTCCGGCGGCGCGTACCTGATCATCCTCCAGGAGGAGTGCATCGATTGCGGCGTCTGCTACTACGCGTGGCCGGACATCTACATGCAGGACGAGTACACCTGCACGGCCCGCTTCAATTCGTCCACGACCTGCGGGTACGTCTCCAATTCGTGCGTTCTCGTCAATCCGTGCGAGGATGCCTACGAGGCCGTGGAGTGCTGCCCGGTCAACGCGATCGTGCCGTGGATCGAATACCCGTGCGAATGA
- a CDS encoding ferredoxin, whose product MRKRTAIVFLVSIAIVLVVSVVAQEETKTYRLENRDACTGCGRCVDEAPGLICIEEGMPLFEKTWSVYYSTSNTEEIEKLDNAANECPFDIIQSD is encoded by the coding sequence ATGCGAAAGCGAACGGCAATTGTTTTTCTGGTGTCGATTGCCATAGTCCTGGTCGTCTCCGTCGTTGCGCAAGAGGAGACAAAGACTTACAGGCTTGAAAACAGGGATGCTTGTACCGGATGTGGCCGATGCGTTGACGAGGCGCCCGGCCTCATCTGTATCGAGGAGGGGATGCCGTTGTTCGAGAAAACGTGGAGTGTCTATTACAGCACCTCGAATACGGAAGAGATTGAAAAACTCGATAACGCAGCGAATGAATGTCCCTTTGACATTATTCAAAGCGATTGA